GACTAAATGGGCACGTTCTTCATCGCGTGCCAACCAGAACGCGCGCTCACCTTCAAAGCGCTTGGCAGAATAGTTAGGTGGGCGCTGCATTACCTCGCCATGGAACTGGGCAAAGGCGGACTTGATGGTATTATCATCCAGTTGTTCCCATGGCCCAAAGCGGATCTTTTCCGTTTCAGCATCATAACTATCTGTTACATAGCCTAATGTGATGGTGCCGGTGTAGACTTTGGTCTGTCCGGTAATGAGGGGAAGCTTTTTCGTGAAGGACCCGTAAGCAATGATCAATAGCCCGCTAGCCAATGGATCCAACGTGCCAGCATGACCTACCTTGAAGTTCCGTCTTTGAACTACGCTCCGCATAGCTCCGCGGATCTTCTTTACCACATCAAAACTGGTCCAGTCCAACGGCTTGTCCACCAGAACGAATCCTCCGTCATCGGGTAGAAATACAAAATCCTCAAATTTTCCGGTTTCCTCCATACGGATCAACAGCGGCGAAGGTACCAGGATGTTGGTGGTAGCCTTTGTGACTGTAGCGCTTACATCATTTGCAAGGGTACATTCATCAAGTATAACACGATAATGACCCCGCCTACCACTATCCGGTACCAACCGAATGCCTTGAATCCATGCCTACTCAGAAAGGCTATGAACGAACGAATTGCGATGATCGCGACTATGAACGCCACCACATTGCCAATGGCGAAAAGCTGGAAATGCTCACTGGTGAATTCACCACCGTCCTTGATGTAATCGTAGATGGATTTTACCGTGGCTCCGAACATTGTCGGTACGGCCAAAAAGAAACTGAATTCCGCCGCGTTCTTTCGCGATAAACCTTGCGTCATTCCTCCAATGATCGTGGCCGCGGAACGAGACACACCAGGCACCATTGCGATACACTGCCACACACCGATGATGAACGCCTTTTTATAGCTAATGGGTTGTGTTTCCTCGTTTTTTCCACCGGGAGCCCAACGATCAATGAACAAGAACACGACCCCACCAAGGAATAACATAACCCCGACCACGACCACATTTTCCAGCAAGGCATTGATGAAGTCATTCAGCAGAAGGCCTGCAACAACTGCGGGCAGGAATGCGACGAAAAGCGTTGTGTAGAAATCGAAGGTCTGGAAGAAGCGTTTCCAGTACAAAGCGATCACGGAAAGGATAGCTCCGAACTGGATCGCAACGGTAAAAAGTTTCACGAATTCGTCCTGCTGGATCCCCATGATGCTGGATCCGATGATCATATGCCCAGTACTTGAAACGGGCAGGAATTCGGTGATTCCCTCGATGATCGCGAGGATGATCGCTTGGATAATGGTCATGCCTCCGAACCACCTGTCTTTTTCAGGATCGCATAGACCACGAATAAGTAGCCGATCAGCGTAACAATAGGAGCAACGGTTATGCGCCTTGGACTAAAGATATCAGCCTCATTAAAGGAATTCGGATCGCCGTTACCACCCCCGGCCATGAGCATGAACCCAACTACGACGATCGCGAGGCCGATCAACAGTAATTTGTAATTGGTGGCGGTGAACGCCATATCCATTTGTTCGTTGTGCTTGGATGCCATGATCTGCTTATTCAACTCCAATGAAGGTCCTCGGAATTCATGCGAAGGTAACGACGTACTGCGAACCACGTGCTGACCAACGATATAAGTAGTCCTAGAACCACTACTCCGATGAACAAAAGCGCCAAGGTGAACATGTCCGTGAACGCGAGCATATCCGGCATGTAATGCTTTACCAATTGAAGCACCCCCACCATTAGACCAACAGCAACAATGGAACCCACTATGCCTTGCCACATGCTCTGTGAAATGAAGGGTTTCTTGATGAACCATTGCGTGGCTCCCACTAAATGCATCGTGCGGATAAGAAAGCGTTTGCTGTATATGGCCAAGCGGATCGTATTGTTGATAAGCGCTATGGCAATGATCAACAACAATGCAGTGAACCCAAGCACTAGCAGGCCTATTTTGCTCAAATTAGCATCGATGTTCTCGACCACTGCCGCATTGTACGCTACTTCTTGTACGCGTTGGTCCTTTTTCAAACTCTCAACGATCCACTTCAAACTATCTGTTTGGGCATAGTCTGCGCTTAACCGTAATTCCACGGAGGGTAATAAGGGATTACTGCCGAGCACATTCAAAAAGTCCTCGCCGAGATCTTGTTTCAATTGCTCGGCCGCTTCGTCTGCAGTAACGTATCGGGTTTCATGGGAGTAGGCCTCCGTATCCAATTCTTTACGGAACTGCATAATGTCAACCTCCTTCAGGTCCCGCTTCAGAAAAAGCTCAACGCGCACGTTTTCCTTGAAATACTGCTCCAAGGCGTGGGCATTCAGGACCAAAAAGCCGAGAATGCCCAGCATGAACAGCACAAGTGCAATTCCGATAATGGTCCCAAACCCTGCGGAACGAGTGCGTGATCTTGAATTGCGGTCCATACTCATCGGCGACAAATGTAGTTAGGGCGGCGAATGCATTGTTCCGACTTGGCGTAGCCCAGTACATTTGCCACCGTAGACGGAAGAATATGCAGTACGACCACAACGAGATCGAGAAGAAATGGCGCGAGAAATGGAAAGCCGATGGCACCTATCGTGTGGAGAACGACTTGTCGAAACCTAAGTATTATGTCCTGGACATGTTCCCGTATCCCAGTGGCGCTGGCCTGCACGTTGGGCACCCGCTCGGGTACATAGCAAGTGATATCGTTGCTCGTTTCAAACGACACAGCGGCTTCAATGTGTTGCACCCCATGGGCTATGATAGCTTCGGGTTGCCTGCAGAACAGTACGCCATCCAGACAGGTCAACATCCTGCAAAGACCACCGAGATCAACTTGGCACGTTATCGCGAGCAACTCGACAGAATCGGTTTCAGCTTCGATTGGAGTCGCGAAGTGCGCACCAGTGACCCGAAGTACTACAAATGGACCCAGTGGATCTTTTTGCAACTTTTTGAAAGCTGGTATGATCCAAAACAGGATAAGGCCAGACCCATTGCAGATCTGATAGCGCGTTTCGAACAGCAGGGATGCCAAGGACAGGATGCGTCCATCCTTACGGGAGATGTGGAGGAGTTCGTGGGCGGATTTACAGCGGCAGAATGGAGTTCGTATAGCGAACGGACAAAGCAGATGGTGTTGCAGTATTTCCGCTTGGCCTACCTCAGCGATGCTTGGGTGAATTGGTGTCCCGCCCTGGGAACAGTGCTTGCCAATGATGAGGTGAAGGATGGTGTGAGCGAGCGCGGCGGACACCCAGTGGAGCGGAAGCGCATGCCACAATGGAGCATGCGCATCACGGCCTATGCGCAACGGCTGCTCGAAGGGCTGGACGAATTGGATTGGAGTACCTCGCTAAAAGAATCGCAGCGAAATTGGATCGGGCGAAGTGAGGGGGCGTTGGTCCGTTTTACTGTGGCTGAAGATTTCATCGAGGTATTCACTACGCGGCCAGATACGCTGTTCGGAGTATCGTTCATCACGCTAGCACCGGAACATGTGTTGGTGGGCAAGTACACTACTGATGATCGCAGAGCAGAAGTCGAGACTTACGTGAAAACCGCCAGTAACCGAAGTGAACGCGAACGCCAAGCCGAGGTGGAAAAGGTGAGTGGTGTTTTCACAGGCTCCTACGCCAAGCATCCGTTCACGGGCGCCGATATTCCGATCTGGGTGGGTGACTACGTGCTCGCTGGATATGGAACTGGTGCCGTGATGGCCGTGCCCGGTGGAGACCAGCGTGATTGGCGTTTTGCGAAGCAGTTCGACCTGCCGATCATTGCCGTGACCGAAGGAGCAGATATCGAAAAGGAAGCCGACGAGCGCAAGGACGCGATCATCTGTAGCGAAGGATTTCTGAAGGGCTTGAAAGTGAAGGATGCGATCACGCGCGCGATCCAAGAGTTGGAAAAATTGGGTGCCGGTGAAGGCCGCATAAACTTCCGCTTGCGCGATGCTGCATTTGGCCGCCAGCGCTATTGGGGCGAGCCGATACCTATCTACTACAAGGACGATATTCCCTACGCTTTACCAGAAAGTGAATTGCCTTTGGTTTTGCCGGAGGTTGATAAATTCCTTCCTACAGAAGATGGAGAACCACCATTGGCTCGAGCGAAGAATTGGAGTTACGATGGCCATCCGTTAGAGACCACCACAATGCCCGGTTGGGCCGGAAGCAGTTGGTATTTTTTGCGTTACATGGACCCGCATAACGAGGGCCGTTTCGCATCACCGGAAGCCATCAAGTATTGGAACCAGATCGATCTGTACATGGGTGGCAGCGAACACGCCACAGGCCACTTGCTCTACTTCCGGTTCTGGACCAAGTTCCTGCATGATCGCGGTTGGTTGCCTTTTGATGAACCGGCTAAGAAGTTGGTGAATCAGGGGATGATTACTGGGCGCTCTGCTGTGGCGTTTCGTAATCGATTACCATTGGTCGACAACAATCCAACTCATGTTGAACGTCCTTATCCGATTCTCAATTGGGATATTCTTTTGTATGTCTCAGCGGATTTGTTCAATCAACAATTTTCCGATGATGGAGGCAGTCGAATAGCTGCCCAGAACGCCATTCGTCGCGCTGCGTGCAATGCCATTGGAGCCAAAAATGATATTGCCCCAGACCTCTTGTTTCACGATGTGCACCTCTTGCAAATGACAGAGGCTATGGATCGAGTTCTGATACCGATTGAGTTCATCGAGGCTGATGAATCCTCTGTGAACTTAGAGGCACTTAAGAACTGGAACACTGATTTTCGAGATGGCGTGTATGTGTCTGAGGGCGCTTTCAGGGTGTTGCGCGACGTGGAGAAGATGTCCAAGTCGAAGTTCAACGTGGTGAACCCCGACGAGATCATTGCCAAATACGGCGCCGATACCCTGCGCCTCTACGAAATGTTCCTCGGCCCGTTGGAGCAAAGCAAGCCGTGGGACACCAACGGCATCGAAGGCACCTTCCGCTTCCTGCGTAAATTCTGGAATCTGTTCTATGAAAGCGATGTGTTCAGCGTGAGCGATGAAGCTCCCACGAAAGCCGAGTTCAAAGCCTTGCACTCCACCCTGAAGAAGGTAACGGAAGACATTCAGAACATGAGCTTCAACACCAGTGTTGCGCAGTTCATGATCGCAGTGAACGAGTTGGGTGCATTGAAGAGCCACAAACGTGATGTGCTGGAACCGATGACCATACTCCTCGCGCCATTTGCACCGCATATCGCGGAGGAGCTCTGGAGCAAATTGGGCCATACGGAAAGCATCACAACAGCGCCTTGG
The nucleotide sequence above comes from Flavobacteriales bacterium. Encoded proteins:
- the truB gene encoding tRNA pseudouridine(55) synthase TruB translates to MEETGKFEDFVFLPDDGGFVLVDKPLDWTSFDVVKKIRGAMRSVVQRRNFKVGHAGTLDPLASGLLIIAYGSFTKKLPLITGQTKVYTGTITLGYVTDSYDAETEKIRFGPWEQLDDNTIKSAFAQFHGEVMQRPPNYSAKRFEGERAFWLARDEERAHLVDFPEVKVLISKLEVTGIRDNEVDFEVHVSKGTYIRSLAHDIGQELGCGAYLSALRRTHIGDFSVSDARHPFEWTQLIAPL
- a CDS encoding undecaprenyl-diphosphate phosphatase, which codes for MTIIQAIILAIIEGITEFLPVSSTGHMIIGSSIMGIQQDEFVKLFTVAIQFGAILSVIALYWKRFFQTFDFYTTLFVAFLPAVVAGLLLNDFINALLENVVVVGVMLFLGGVVFLFIDRWAPGGKNEETQPISYKKAFIIGVWQCIAMVPGVSRSAATIIGGMTQGLSRKNAAEFSFFLAVPTMFGATVKSIYDYIKDGGEFTSEHFQLFAIGNVVAFIVAIIAIRSFIAFLSRHGFKAFGWYRIVVGGVIIVLYLMNVPLQMM
- a CDS encoding DUF3098 domain-containing protein, with product MASKHNEQMDMAFTATNYKLLLIGLAIVVVGFMLMAGGGNGDPNSFNEADIFSPRRITVAPIVTLIGYLFVVYAILKKTGGSEA
- a CDS encoding FtsX-like permease family protein codes for the protein MSMDRNSRSRTRSAGFGTIIGIALVLFMLGILGFLVLNAHALEQYFKENVRVELFLKRDLKEVDIMQFRKELDTEAYSHETRYVTADEAAEQLKQDLGEDFLNVLGSNPLLPSVELRLSADYAQTDSLKWIVESLKKDQRVQEVAYNAAVVENIDANLSKIGLLVLGFTALLLIIAIALINNTIRLAIYSKRFLIRTMHLVGATQWFIKKPFISQSMWQGIVGSIVAVGLMVGVLQLVKHYMPDMLAFTDMFTLALLFIGVVVLGLLISLVSTWFAVRRYLRMNSEDLHWS
- a CDS encoding leucine--tRNA ligase — encoded protein: MQYDHNEIEKKWREKWKADGTYRVENDLSKPKYYVLDMFPYPSGAGLHVGHPLGYIASDIVARFKRHSGFNVLHPMGYDSFGLPAEQYAIQTGQHPAKTTEINLARYREQLDRIGFSFDWSREVRTSDPKYYKWTQWIFLQLFESWYDPKQDKARPIADLIARFEQQGCQGQDASILTGDVEEFVGGFTAAEWSSYSERTKQMVLQYFRLAYLSDAWVNWCPALGTVLANDEVKDGVSERGGHPVERKRMPQWSMRITAYAQRLLEGLDELDWSTSLKESQRNWIGRSEGALVRFTVAEDFIEVFTTRPDTLFGVSFITLAPEHVLVGKYTTDDRRAEVETYVKTASNRSERERQAEVEKVSGVFTGSYAKHPFTGADIPIWVGDYVLAGYGTGAVMAVPGGDQRDWRFAKQFDLPIIAVTEGADIEKEADERKDAIICSEGFLKGLKVKDAITRAIQELEKLGAGEGRINFRLRDAAFGRQRYWGEPIPIYYKDDIPYALPESELPLVLPEVDKFLPTEDGEPPLARAKNWSYDGHPLETTTMPGWAGSSWYFLRYMDPHNEGRFASPEAIKYWNQIDLYMGGSEHATGHLLYFRFWTKFLHDRGWLPFDEPAKKLVNQGMITGRSAVAFRNRLPLVDNNPTHVERPYPILNWDILLYVSADLFNQQFSDDGGSRIAAQNAIRRAACNAIGAKNDIAPDLLFHDVHLLQMTEAMDRVLIPIEFIEADESSVNLEALKNWNTDFRDGVYVSEGAFRVLRDVEKMSKSKFNVVNPDEIIAKYGADTLRLYEMFLGPLEQSKPWDTNGIEGTFRFLRKFWNLFYESDVFSVSDEAPTKAEFKALHSTLKKVTEDIQNMSFNTSVAQFMIAVNELGALKSHKRDVLEPMTILLAPFAPHIAEELWSKLGHTESITTAPWPVFDPQYLVEDSFKYPISFNGKTRMLLEFPATLSKEEVEAQVMANPEVQERLEGKTPKKVIVVPKRIVNIVV